From the Anopheles merus strain MAF chromosome 2L, AmerM5.1, whole genome shotgun sequence genome, the window ATTCATTAATAAGATGATACTATGAATCATTTTAAACGAATATCTCGAACGAATATATCCACAATGTTCTATCAGGCGTCATTCCAGAAAGAAATTCGCAACTAAACATTAACATTATGATGTTTCGAACATTCCATTGCACCattgcaaaaagaaaacactatTGATCTCTGATCTCTTCTTATAAAGTAACTGGTTTACAGCAACAAAATTATCCATAACTAACATTTACTGCTAATACACACCGCGCTCTGCACTCTGTCCCTAATTGCattctgtttgttgtttctgttCTCTTCCTTTGCAGCCCGGTCCCATACCTGGTATGCGCCCACCTATGGGAGCTGGATCACATCAAGCAACCAAATCAGCCAACTCAATGGGTTTCATAATGCCACTCTATACCATCGGTATAGTTTCATTCTTCATCTACACCATTATGAAAGTAAGCACGCCTTTTTACTTGTCACTGCCGCCGCGGTACTTGTATACGGAACGGAACTTGGTAGTTGAACCCATACGTAGGCAAAAGTTAACATTGCACTTCCGGCCGGTCGGTTGCGATCGGTTTGCTTCTCTCTTGGGCATCCAaggccgaaaccgatcgatgTTGCTAAtcgttctttcttttctttcgctctgCCCACCATGACTATAGCTAATCTTCAAGAAGACGCCGGCCACACCGTACACAGAGGTGAAGCCGGATCCGGTATTCCGCAACGAAGTGTTCACCACGGAACAGTACATCAAGCGACCGGACGACGGTACGACGAAACTAGGTAAGTGTTGCAACAAATTTTTCCCCGAACTTCCCTCAAAATCCAGTGTCTCATCAAGCCCATCAAGCCCACGCAACCCCCtgtttccttctctctctctctctaaacgCACACGTATTGTCGGTCCTTATTCACGCGAGGGGTTTGAAGTTAAAAGTGTTGATCGAAGTACCACTCGTCACGATCAAAACCGAATCGCCACCGTATTGGATCTTCATGTGTTTTCCACCTTCGCCACATTAACCACCAATGTCTGAGTAGCAttctcatcagcagcatcatcatcgcgaTCTTCATTGCCCTTCTGCTTGGAACAAAATCTATCTATCCTCCCCTCACTCCAACCTCAGTATTTGCATATGTTTCCAGTTCATCTTCGCTTTTTCCAGCGAAGTATATTCTGAGACTGAAATAGCTACAAATGCGaaaacatttaatttcttcactcGACCATGTATTCCCATCTCACTCCCATGCATAGAATTAATGTTGATGATACTCTCGTGCATATCTTTCAACGTACTTGCACAATACTCATACTCCGTGCCTAGGTTTCAAGCTACCCCTAATGCCAATCATTCTTAAATGTGTTTCTACTTTCCTTCCCCCCTTTACACGCTCGCAAAAAGCCTGGAAAGATCATAGCGCAAGTAAGATCGTAGCTCGCATTTtccacacaaatacacacatacacaccttgACGATGAGCTCCTTGACTATCGCTATGCAAGTTTGCACCACACACTCTGCATGCAGTATGACAGCAAATGCTGCGTATACTTTGGTTATGCTTTTCATCCTACATATTATCATGGTCCTGTTTTTCGTAAGGATGCAAATTATCTACAAATATGTCCTTTTACTACCTGCACAATGGAAACATTCGATTTCTGCTGGTGGTAGTGTCTCTTTGTCTCTCTATATCACACAACACACgcagacatacacacagagcTTAATGTTCATCCCTGATGCAGCATAACCTGGCTAATCGTTCTATATTAGCATATTTACTCGTAGATTGCGAGGCTAGGGTTCGTCTTCTTGTATTATTTCCCTAGCAAGTGGAAAACAGAAACATTTTGTTTGCCGTTGTGTTTGCGCAAATCCCGACAGCTCCCTGCGTTTTTCATTCGATtgaaagcattaaaaatgaTAGCAAATCTTAAGTACAAAGTTTTGGATCATTACTAATCGTACCCTTGCGGGGTTAGCTTCGGCACACTCGCTTCTTCTAGAGTTCCAGTCCGTTAATTCCACGCGAAACCATTTAATGCTAAGGATTTCCCACCGACActgtgttgtatgtgtgtgtgtgtgctagtgtGTGCAGTTTTATTTGTTAGTTTTCTATGTATGCCAGTGTTTTATACTATACTCTTTTCAAACGCTTGCTAATTGGCAATTTAATTGCACCGAACCGTAAACCAGATAAATTTTAGTGCTGTACTGTGCTGGTGTACAGTCGGGACGGCACTGTGTGGGAAGAAATGTGGCCTCAAGGTTAGACCGGTGTGCTTTCGGGCGTGCACCGGTGATTTTATTGCGAATTTGATTATTCGTTCTTTATTGTGGCTGGCAGACGGCGAACGGTTGCAGCCGCATGCAttattgcaatttttttttgctttttatccATCCCTTATGGCCCGCACTTTAAGCGGTGGTTGTAATAGCTGTCGATTtatttgaccgttttttttttcgtaggAAAATGATCCAATTGGCTTAAGCCGTAACTAAGACGCGCACATTTTTCTGCCAGCAAACAACGCTCAGTTTTGGCAGCTGATGAGCTAGAGTTTTGACTTCAATTAGCAAGCCGGACAACTTTTGAGGGGCACTTTTTGCTCTTCTCTTTAAATGCGCTTCCCAGCTTGCGGTCTGTACAGTTGATTTGTGAAAGGAACAATCTCTTTCTAAGCCGTGGTGCCCCTTTTGTGATTCCTCCCAATTAGTTTCGAAAGTCTCCAGTTACGCCTCATTGGATCGGTGGTGCGTGTCCGAACTCCCGTTTACCGAGTGCAGTTGTAGATTTTCTTCGCGGCTAAGTATTTTTGCCCAATGATACAGCGGTTGTTGCAATGTTTTAAGCTCGATCCCCAGGGGAGGAAGCTCGATCTACCTCTACTTCTTAAGGATGCACAACTCGAGCATACCGCCGGTGTGTTGCGTGTTATTACTGTTCGTATGATTTGTGTATCCCttaaattttttgtttgttttcgtttgtttgttttgtgttgctatttttgtttatcattttatttttagacCAATCACATGCAACGGCAGCCACAAATGGTGAGCTAGTTGTTCCGGTTAGCGTTTCGCCGGTCAGTAACGCTGTACTCGCTGCTGAACCTGCTTCTTCGATGCAGTCTGAACTTACGATCGACTACGAACAGCTGTCGAAGCAGAAAGAAGTTGCAAAGCCCGATGAGAACATTGTTGCTGAGCGAATCGCCTTGGTACAGGAACCCGCTAGTGTGGAAACATTCGAAGCGACCGAAACTGTGTCTGAGGAATGTGTGGAAGAAGATCACGACCAGCAACCACCTCACGATCCCACTACCGAAAAGGTAGTCGATGGAATCGTTGTGCAAAAGGTTGTTCCGGTCGATGCATCTGCTGAACCTTCTCCCCGCCCGGTTGTAGATGATATTGAAACACACGAACCTACCATTGATAGTGCAGCTTCGAGTTCAGCGGATGACAGTGGCGTTGACACGGTAGATCATCATGACAATGGTCAGGTTGAGAGCGAAGTTATTGCTGAACCTGTGATAGAGGAAGTAATGGTAGTGCAGCAAGTGGCAGTGCAAAACGCAGTCATGGTTCCCAGAACGGAAGATGAACTGAACAAGATAGAAAAAATTGATGAAACTGAGATAGCTGATGAAAAAACTTTTGAAACAACGGAAACGAAGCAAATCGAAGCAACGAACATGTTTGAAGTCCAGGAAAATATTCAGAACGAAATCACACAAACCGAAGAAAGGGTGGAATCTAGCGCTGGAACTGGTAAACAAGAAGAGATGCTGGAAATTGCACCAGCAGTTGTATCAAATGATGATACGAAGCTGTCAATTGCGAAACCGTCAATTGCTGAAGAAATCGAAACACAAATCATCCAAGAACATGGTGAAGATGCGAATAGTGTTATACCGATAGATCAATCGGAACATAAAGTTAATGAAGCAGATAGCGAAATTTCCGAACGTATTGAATGTGAGGCGAATAAAGTTTCATTTGAAGTCCCACCATCAAATCaagaaaacgaacaaactGAAGTTGCGATTGAGCTACCTGTTGATTCTTTGAAGGTTGAAGCTGTATCAAACGAAGAAATCGTATCTGAGGATAACATTGGTACGATCGACCATGCAGTGACAGAAGTGAACGAGGTGCTGCAAGATGTTGCCTTGAAGGTTGAAAATTATCTTGAAGCAGTTGTTGCCGAACAGCAAAGTACCGAACAACttgaaggaaatgaaaatgacacACCTCTAGACACTGACACATCTGTTTTGGTTCATAAAACTGTCGAAGAGATTACACTTACCGCAGAACAACTTGTGCAGGAAGTGCTTGAACAAGCAGAGGAGCTTGCGAAACAGCAAGACGCTGAGTTCCCTGAGATGCCAGAATACAATCCTGCTACTCAGAAACTCGTTGACGGTATTGTGGTTGAAAGATTTGATCAGTTAGCAGCGACATCAAACCTTGCTACTGATCCGACAGTACCCCAGGATACCGTAACCGAAGAACAACAAACTCCTATCCAAGAACAGACCGTAGATGAGCTAGAGCTTGCAGTCTCCATTGAACAAACGGGCATTGAGGAGGACGCTGGTGAAATGGATTCGATCAGTGAAGACACATCACTAAGTGTAGCATCGGTAATCGAGACGCAACCAAAGATGAACGAATCGGAAGAGTCCAATACCGCCTTGAATGTGCTGAAAACTACGGACGAGATGACCGATAGTAGATCCAGTGAGGTAGCAATTGTTGAATCTAAGGAACCGACCCTGAGTCAGGCGACGGTTGAAACGGTAGCTGCATTCGTGGAGCAAGTTGATGTAAACGAGCCGGGAAACAAGTTTGGTGCAGCTGTAGTTGACAGTGTTGAAAGCAATGTTATCATTGAAGAGCAGCTGATAACGATGGATACAGAACAGCAAGCCACTCTACCGGAAGCCCTCATTACGACGGAAGTGATGGCTGGTAGCACTTCAAGTGACCCCGTGTTTGTTGAAGTTAACGATCAACCGACGGTTGAAGTAGAAACTGTACTTGAAGGATCGGACAAGGTCGATGAAGCTGGTATAGCTGCAGCTGATAGCAACGATAACAAGAGTGTTTCGATTGAAGAAGTACTTGACGAAGCGGCCATAGTCGATGAGGTAGAGGGCAAGGTAATTGAGGAATATATCATACCCATAAGCATTGAAAAGGCTAGCACGTCTGATTCGATGACCATTACTGAGGTCACCAGTGACGATGCGATAGTTGAGTCGCCAAACATTTCCAAGACGACAAGCAATATGCCTAGTCCTTTGATTACAGCCATCCCAGTGATGGATACCATAGATGAAAAGCACGAATCCACTGAATTAGCGCACGAACCGCTGGCTGAACAGGAGAAGCACTCTGAAATTTCACTCACAACGCTAGAGCACGTCACTAAGGAAGCTTTGGTTGAACGCACGCTAAATGAAGCCGCTGCTGTAGTGAACGAAATCGAATCGATCGTAGATCATATCATTACCGAAAAGCTCATCCACAGTGGGGCATCTGATGCGATAGCTATTACGAATGGTGTACAAGAATCATCCCCTCAAGAACCCCCCAGATTGGCCGCTTCCGCTGCACTGGTTGTTGAGGCGATCGAATCACAGTCATCCGGTGTGCACAGCATGGTTTCTAATACAGACAGCACCCAGAACATGCAGACCATTACCGTCACTAATCAGCTTTCCACTAACCTGGACGAAACGATTGGCAATACTAATCTACCTGCTAGCGATTCCCTGCCAATTGTTTCATCATCAATTGCACCCGCATCAACACCATCATCTGAAGCATTTCCCGTTCCCGAACCAACGACGTTGAGTCCTTCCGTAGCCGTGCCGAACGGTGTCAGTGAGACACAAAGTATCAATTTTGTCGCAGATGAGCAGCGAACCGAAGTTACCGCTGGTCAGGGTTCAACCGATGCCGTTGCCAGTGATGCACAAGGCACCACGAGCACCGCCGAGCAGAGCGTCGCAGTCCCGGAGCCGGAGAGCGGatctactactaccactacaaCTACAACTATTGGCCAAGTACCGACCAGTGTCAGCAACGTTACTAATCCCAAATTTCTCACCTTGAATCTAGCTAACTATAGCACTAGCGTCAGTAGTGGTAACAATAGCAAAAGCTCGTCATTGTCGATAGCTAATCTCTCACAATCGGGACCTTCGTTGGCTGGCGGCGATAGTGCCGACCAGCTGATGGAACTCGAACTGTTGCGTAAGAAATTGGATGAAACGGAACGCGCTATGACTAAAATAATCGCCAATATGGGCAACATACCCAAGGGCCAGGTTAGCTAATTTGTTTCCTTCTTTGTCCTTAGTTTTTAAACAcagttttgtttgtctgttgttACACTTCATATCATTTTGATTTTAGTGACACTGTTTCATGCTGCTTAGTTTTATCATTCGGGTAATCTTTTCGCTGATCGCTGATAACTTAGGTTGGATGAGAAGGTTCACTAGCTATTGAAAGATCGGTCGTTTATTGAACAGCTGTGCCTTCGTGTGAATACAATGACGTTTACGTACatgctaaaataaatataattttcgTTCCCTTATCGATCGAACAGTAGGGGACCAAAAATGATGTCTTTCAATTAACTTTACTTGCATAAAAATTTACAATGATCACATGACGAATATGTTAGAAATGTTAGGTCCGTTTTCATACCTATTGTGACTTTCTTTTGATGCTTTAGTTTTGTGCAAAGTATCTCCAAATTTTTCTGTTCGCTAAGTTGACATCATCTGGGACATCAGTCTTTCTAGAGTATTTAGAATGATCGATTGGTTTATGCGATGTGGCGAAGCTACCTCAGAATCATCCGATTCTGTAGTGTACTCCTGATGATTGGTTTTGGTATACGATGGTTCATCTGTCGGATGCAATGATATATTTGTTGGTCCTTTTGTAGCTTGTAGAGATGACACttttgagccggtctcatggtacagtcgtcaactcgtacgacttaataacatgcccgtcatgggttcaagccccaaatagaccgtgccgccatacgtaggactgactatcctgctatggggggaaatcaataagtcactgaaagccaaccccacaagtggggttggtaggccttgaccggcatcggttgttgagccaaagaagaagaagaagagatgaCACTTCAGGATCATCCGTTTCTCTAGAGTATTCTATAGAATccattgttttatacgatgaTTTGTCTGTCCGATATAATGACGTACTTTCTGGTGTTTCTTTCACTTGTGGCGACGTGACTTCAGAATCATTCCTTTGCGATTTTATGGAAGTATCCACAAACTCAGATGAAGTCACCCTCGTAGTTTGTTGAACGAGTTTAGGAATTTTCGTTGTTTTATCTCGAGGACTAGCAGGATCATGTTTTAATTCCGGTAAACTTGTTTGCACATAAGCCGATACAAAATGCACTAAACTTTTCGTTTGGGTGTAAATGTCCACAAAATTAACTGAGTTAACGAAATAACCTTTGTCTTTATAAAACATTCTCTCGGGCGGTAAGGCACTCACTCTCAGTACAAAGtgtaatgaaataataatgaacAGTGTATGATACCCTGTCATACTGCGTAGGCTTGTTTCCTCTCGTTGGTACTTTACAATTTGGACGCAAAAATAGTATTATCATGTGTCACTCGCACTCTCTTAAATACTATGCAGGGTATCAGTATATCTAATCAACATGTGGAAATTAAATACACAGAACGTGATGCCGCAAAGTTCAACCTTCCGTAGCATGTGCGGTTAAAGGCAAACAAAGATaatgaaactaaaacaaaaggaatTAAAGAGCCTCTCGAGATTGGAGTAGCCGCAACATATGGTACCAATTAAACGACCGATCAATTTGCTAACGAAACCCGACTATCCAATCAAAACTAGTATGATACGTTCATAATATCATTGTCATTCATGAACATATTATGCTGCACACCATGCGTTACTGTTTTGTTGGAGGTGAAACATTTCACCGGCTGGCTACATTGAGAAACACATGCATAAAAGGGCATATTCGAGATAGTTTGCTTTCTATTTTACTATACGAACAACGCAGAACATGGCTCGTTAGTTATAGTTTGCTAATGTTGGCCATCGGCTAGATCGGTGTAGTGATTCCAGTTGGATACGCTTCTTTTGTTAACGACACCTTTCATGCAGTCAATATCAACATTTCACCGGTCGTTTGTACCGCTAGTCTTGCTAAACTAATTGATATGAACTATCTTTCATTTCACGTTTTTCTGCCACTCGTCTGGAAACCAATAATGATACAATAAAACTTCTTCGCCAATTCAATGCGCTACCACAACCATATTTATCCTTTCTTATCTCACTACTACCAATACTCAATTAATAACTGAACACGTAACCAATGCAATGATTCACCACAATGTCCTGCCGTTTGAATGACTGAAACGTAAACACACACGCCACACCTATACCCCTACCACACACATACCTGGCATACGTGTACGTTTTTTGTTCACTCGTCTTCGCAAAATCTCTCCGCAATCCTTAATTAACAGTCGTCACGGCTATTCAAGGTCTAATTACCGCAGCAGACGAACAGTTGCTGAAGATAGATAACATTAAGAAACAAGCGATGAACAACGCAAGCAAGGTTAGAGTGCATCTTTTTACTATCTATGTATTTTGTTACTGCATTTAATTCAAACGGTTTTATTTACCCCTTTCCCTTACTAGCTCCGTTCAATTTTGCGTTTGCGTTGAAGTGGTTATGACACACGTTTAATGTTATAGTATCCAACCCCAACAACCCAACAGCCTCCTGTTTATAGTCATTGTGTAGATTACTATTTGAGTATAAGGACAATCTGGTAGGGCAGCAAAAGCCCTATAATATTGAGACCACGCAAGTGGATAGAATAAAAACTATTGACAGCGTAGAATAGACAACGGATAAACTCAAAGGCTAACTATTCAGGAGGCTCTGTTTTGGGAATCTTCTCTAACACACGAAACACGATACCCAAAAAccaaccacaaccacaacattttcataaaaaaaagagtgaTTTGTCTTTTTGTTACCACTACTCAAAATTTCAGTATAACATTAACCACATCTATCCTAtgatatttttcgtttttggagcttttctttccatttactttctttttttttgtacgcttTTTGAAGAGCCTCTATTTCAAAAAACTTCCTAACTATACTGTCGTTTGGTTCTGCAATTttaagtttctttttttttaaagttcgCTAGATAACATAactgtgttttgctttcgtttcttGACGCCTTCTCTAATGCAAGCGTTTGCCATGCGACTGTAACATAATGCTAATACCCATTCTCTTGACATTGGTTTTACTTCTACTGGCGATTCGTCACATGTAAATACGATACGGCAGGAAACAAACGTAAACGGGGATGAGCTCGCAaccgaagaaaaagaaacaacctcggaagtgaaTGCTACTGAAGATAAGGTATCGAATGGGCATGTGATCAAGCCAGCGGAAAATGCTGCCGAAACTACATCCGCAGTACAGGACACGTCGGGAGGCGAAACATCCAGCGCCACCAGTACGCCGGAAAAGAAACCGAAAAAACGAGACACCAGTACCGAGCGCGGAACTGTTAAGGTTATGGCGATGGAGGTGACGGCCCAGCGCGAAAATGGCAAGCGTCTTAGCCGACCATCAACGCCTCTGCTGCCGATGAGTGGACATTCGGACACGGTAAGAAACATCACCTGATTTGTATTTGCAACAAGGGGCACGATTAAACAGAGTTTGTTTTCACATTATGGTAGGCAAACGCACCGACAGACGAACAGGAGACAAGATCGATCGTTCTCGATGGCCGGTTACCGCACGATTCAAAGATTTTGGTGTCGGATGCTGAAACAGCGGTGGAAAAAATGGAACCGGAAAACTCCGAGGAAGAGGATGATGCACCGGTAAGTTGGATCGTTAGAGTACATACCGaagcattcttcttcttctttggctcaacaaccgatgccggtcaaggcctgccaacccaacttatggggttggctttcagtgacttattgatttccccccatagcaggatagtcagtcctacgtatggcggcacggtctatttggggcttgaacccatgacgggcatgttgttaagtcgtacgagttaacgactgtaccatgagaccgaaGCATACATTGagcttattttctttttccagGTGATATTGAGTGGTAAAATGACATTGTCGTTGATCAACATGGATTTCATCGAAAAGGATGCAACCGGTACTGTTGCAGTCGGTGGTACGCAAACTTATAATTCCTGTAGCTAGCTTCAATCGTGGAAAGtattataaaacatttctCAATATATTCTTTTGCCAGAAATCGTCACGGAACTACACAAACCTCAAGAAGAACTTGCGGCAGCTGTCTCTAAGGAAAGCGAATAGGCAAGCAGGGCGTCTTgcttcggcaaaaccaattatAAAACAAACCGAAGGCGTACTGTTTCGTTCGAGAAACTGCAAAAGTATAACGTGTATAATGAATAAGTATATTTTTCTATTGCCGTAAAACCATAACTCCATCACTGTTTGACGGACAGGGATTGCGTGTAAACGAAGAAGTGAGTCCGAGTCAATAAATTTACCTTTAAATAGTACACTTTTTAGCCATTTTCGTTGAGAGCTTTACGCGCAATGTTGCTCAAGAATGTTTGAATTCTAACACGATGTGAAAGACTTTACTGATGccaaaattaaagaaaacgaTAACGAGATGAAACGATGCTCAACTGCATGTAAACTGTTGTAACTGACGGTAAATGTGTTGATGGAATGACAGACAGGTACTGTAAGCCCATTGTAGGTATCGCTAagaaaccagcagcagcttcagaAAAGGTTTTACCGATTAGCGTCGAAGTCCCGGATGAGTTTGTCTGACAGGTATTCAGTTATTTGTTAGGCTATGTTACGACTCGTTTTGCTGACAATGCTCATACATACTTTGCATAGAGATTAC encodes:
- the LOC121594070 gene encoding mucin-22 isoform X4, which translates into the protein MRPPMGAGSHQATKSANSMGFIMPLYTIGIVSFFIYTIMKLIFKKTPATPYTEVKPDPVFRNEVFTTEQYIKRPDDGTTKLDQSHATAATNGELVVPVSVSPVSNAVLAAEPASSMQSELTIDYEQLSKQKEVAKPDENIVAERIALVQEPASVETFEATETVSEECVEEDHDQQPPHDPTTEKVVDGIVVQKVVPVDASAEPSPRPVVDDIETHEPTIDSAASSSADDSGVDTVDHHDNGQVESEVIAEPVIEEVMVVQQVAVQNAVMVPRTEDELNKIEKIDETEIADEKTFETTETKQIEATNMFEVQENIQNEITQTEERVESSAGTGKQEEMLEIAPAVVSNDDTKLSIAKPSIAEEIETQIIQEHGEDANSVIPIDQSEHKVNEADSEISERIECEANKVSFEVPPSNQENEQTEVAIELPVDSLKVEAVSNEEIVSEDNIGTIDHAVTEVNEVLQDVALKVENYLEAVVAEQQSTEQLEGNENDTPLDTDTSVLVHKTVEEITLTAEQLVQEVLEQAEELAKQQDAEFPEMPEYNPATQKLVDGIVVERFDQLAATSNLATDPTVPQDTVTEEQQTPIQEQTVDELELAVSIEQTGIEEDAGEMDSISEDTSLSVASVIETQPKMNESEESNTALNVLKTTDEMTDSRSSEVAIVESKEPTLSQATVETVAAFVEQVDVNEPGNKFGAAVVDSVESNVIIEEQLITMDTEQQATLPEALITTEVMAGSTSSDPVFVEVNDQPTVEVETVLEGSDKVDEAGIAAADSNDNKSVSIEEVLDEAAIVDEVEGKVIEEYIIPISIEKASTSDSMTITEVTSDDAIVESPNISKTTSNMPSPLITAIPVMDTIDEKHESTELAHEPLAEQEKHSEISLTTLEHVTKEALVERTLNEAAAVVNEIESIVDHIITEKLIHSGASDAIAITNGVQESSPQEPPRLAASAALVVEAIESQSSGVHSMVSNTDSTQNMQTITVTNQLSTNLDETIGNTNLPASDSLPIVSSSIAPASTPSSEAFPVPEPTTLSPSVAVPNGVSETQSINFVADEQRTEVTAGQGSTDAVASDAQGTTSTAEQSVAVPEPESGSTTTTTTTTIGQVPTSVSNVTNPKFLTLNLANYSTSVSSGNNSKSSSLSIANLSQSGPSLAGGDSADQLMELELLRKKLDETERAMTKIIANMGNIPKGQETNVNGDELATEEKETTSEVNATEDKVSNGHVIKPAENAAETTSAVQDTSGGETSSATSTPEKKPKKRDTSTERGTVKVMAMEVTAQRENGKRLSRPSTPLLPMSGHSDTANAPTDEQETRSIVLDGRLPHDSKILVSDAETAVEKMEPENSEEEDDAPVILSGKMTLSLINMDFIEKDATGTVAVGEIVTELHKPQEELAAAVSKESE
- the LOC121594070 gene encoding uncharacterized protein LOC121594070 isoform X6, which gives rise to MATATGHRMESNSGMGPRKTMIIMVTVVGCVAILWPKVFYPMMVGNGQNKNVIKDHRGAGCCGVVLDQETFANASINYASSQQQQEQQNLFRKRNFAPYVDIDSIRQERPPHLRPEAMHPAMRERGRAIPQPGSIHGGDRPHSAPRIVEGRPGPIPGMRPPMGAGSHQATKSANSMGFIMPLYTIGIVSFFIYTIMKLIFKKTPATPYTEVKPDPVFRNEVFTTEQYIKRPDDGTTKLDQSHATAATNGELVVPVSVSPVSNAVLAAEPASSMQSELTIDYEQLSKQKEVAKPDENIVAERIALVQEPASVETFEATETVSEECVEEDHDQQPPHDPTTEKVVDGIVVQKVVPVDASAEPSPRPVVDDIETHEPTIDSAASSSADDSGVDTVDHHDNGQVESEVIAEPVIEEVMVVQQVAVQNAVMVPRTEDELNKIEKIDETEIADEKTFETTETKQIEATNMFEVQENIQNEITQTEERVESSAGTGKQEEMLEIAPAVVSNDDTKLSIAKPSIAEEIETQIIQEHGEDANSVIPIDQSEHKVNEADSEISERIECEANKVSFEVPPSNQENEQTEVAIELPVDSLKVEAVSNEEIVSEDNIGTIDHAVTEVNEVLQDVALKVENYLEAVVAEQQSTEQLEGNENDTPLDTDTSVLVHKTVEEITLTAEQLVQEVLEQAEELAKQQDAEFPEMPEYNPATQKLVDGIVVERFDQLAATSNLATDPTVPQDTVTEEQQTPIQEQTVDELELAVSIEQTGIEEDAGEMDSISEDTSLSVASVIETQPKMNESEESNTALNVLKTTDEMTDSRSSEVAIVESKEPTLSQATVETVAAFVEQVDVNEPGNKFGAAVVDSVESNVIIEEQLITMDTEQQATLPEALITTEVMAGSTSSDPVFVEVNDQPTVEVETVLEGSDKVDEAGIAAADSNDNKSVSIEEVLDEAAIVDEVEGKVIEEYIIPISIEKASTSDSMTITEVTSDDAIVESPNISKTTSNMPSPLITAIPVMDTIDEKHESTELAHEPLAEQEKHSEISLTTLEHVTKEALVERTLNEAAAVVNEIESIVDHIITEKLIHSGASDAIAITNGVQESSPQEPPRLAASAALVVEAIESQSSGVHSMVSNTDSTQNMQTITVTNQLSTNLDETIGNTNLPASDSLPIVSSSIAPASTPSSEAFPVPEPTTLSPSVAVPNGVSETQSINFVADEQRTEVTAGQGSTDAVASDAQGTTSTAEQSVAVPEPESGSTTTTTTTTIGQVPTSVSNVTNPKFLTLNLANYSTSVSSGNNSKSSSLSIANLSQSGPSLAGGDSADQLMELELLRKKLDETERAMTKIIANMGNIPKGQV
- the LOC121594070 gene encoding uncharacterized protein LOC121594070 isoform X2, which produces MATATGHRMESNSGMGPRKTMIIMVTVVGCVAILWPKVFYPMMVGNGQNKNVIKDHRGAGIRQERPPHLRPEAMHPAMRERGRAIPQPGSIHGGDRPHSAPRIVEGRPGPIPGMRPPMGAGSHQATKSANSMGFIMPLYTIGIVSFFIYTIMKLIFKKTPATPYTEVKPDPVFRNEVFTTEQYIKRPDDGTTKLDQSHATAATNGELVVPVSVSPVSNAVLAAEPASSMQSELTIDYEQLSKQKEVAKPDENIVAERIALVQEPASVETFEATETVSEECVEEDHDQQPPHDPTTEKVVDGIVVQKVVPVDASAEPSPRPVVDDIETHEPTIDSAASSSADDSGVDTVDHHDNGQVESEVIAEPVIEEVMVVQQVAVQNAVMVPRTEDELNKIEKIDETEIADEKTFETTETKQIEATNMFEVQENIQNEITQTEERVESSAGTGKQEEMLEIAPAVVSNDDTKLSIAKPSIAEEIETQIIQEHGEDANSVIPIDQSEHKVNEADSEISERIECEANKVSFEVPPSNQENEQTEVAIELPVDSLKVEAVSNEEIVSEDNIGTIDHAVTEVNEVLQDVALKVENYLEAVVAEQQSTEQLEGNENDTPLDTDTSVLVHKTVEEITLTAEQLVQEVLEQAEELAKQQDAEFPEMPEYNPATQKLVDGIVVERFDQLAATSNLATDPTVPQDTVTEEQQTPIQEQTVDELELAVSIEQTGIEEDAGEMDSISEDTSLSVASVIETQPKMNESEESNTALNVLKTTDEMTDSRSSEVAIVESKEPTLSQATVETVAAFVEQVDVNEPGNKFGAAVVDSVESNVIIEEQLITMDTEQQATLPEALITTEVMAGSTSSDPVFVEVNDQPTVEVETVLEGSDKVDEAGIAAADSNDNKSVSIEEVLDEAAIVDEVEGKVIEEYIIPISIEKASTSDSMTITEVTSDDAIVESPNISKTTSNMPSPLITAIPVMDTIDEKHESTELAHEPLAEQEKHSEISLTTLEHVTKEALVERTLNEAAAVVNEIESIVDHIITEKLIHSGASDAIAITNGVQESSPQEPPRLAASAALVVEAIESQSSGVHSMVSNTDSTQNMQTITVTNQLSTNLDETIGNTNLPASDSLPIVSSSIAPASTPSSEAFPVPEPTTLSPSVAVPNGVSETQSINFVADEQRTEVTAGQGSTDAVASDAQGTTSTAEQSVAVPEPESGSTTTTTTTTIGQVPTSVSNVTNPKFLTLNLANYSTSVSSGNNSKSSSLSIANLSQSGPSLAGGDSADQLMELELLRKKLDETERAMTKIIANMGNIPKGQETNVNGDELATEEKETTSEVNATEDKVSNGHVIKPAENAAETTSAVQDTSGGETSSATSTPEKKPKKRDTSTERGTVKVMAMEVTAQRENGKRLSRPSTPLLPMSGHSDTANAPTDEQETRSIVLDGRLPHDSKILVSDAETAVEKMEPENSEEEDDAPVILSGKMTLSLINMDFIEKDATGTVAVGEIVTELHKPQEELAAAVSKESE